One genomic segment of Culturomica massiliensis includes these proteins:
- a CDS encoding SusC/RagA family TonB-linked outer membrane protein, with protein MKQSSDSNVQKYMIMPSEGSRVAKRLFAMVWLVCLNMLVAGSLFAQQGTIAIKGKITSAADREALIGATVLIKGSGVGTAADINGEFTLDAAPDAVLVITCIGFQQQEIAVKGRTALDIVMQPETISLEDVVVIGYGTQKKVNLTGAVASISSKELAGKPVANVVEALQGTTPGLVIQQSNSQPGMRPSINIRGLNTLNNNDPMVIIDGIIGDIQNVNPSDIESMSVLKDASSTAIYGSRASNGVILITTKKGSANKTEINYQFMYGWQDPTCLPKIVDSWVYAELRNEALVNSGRPTAFTPEQINYYRHGGPNVKWIEELYKKATPQQSHSLSLTGGNDRTTYLLSMGYMDQGSMFKGPNYGLKRYNARLNLHHKMYENLTIDATIAYARNEIKDHAYWTEWLIEQANRMPSIYEIKDKDGNYTFPSGSNSNALARLERGGYRKSMNDDLSATLSAELHIWDGLKLKGMVGGQLYNNRMHENRKAIDIPGSGDTENRMTENFGRTQNITTNLMLTYDKTFGKHTVGAMVGYSYEGSRDNSFQTYRLSDAPNYDIMAGAQTTGTGNEGWASDWAIYSVFARLNYNYEGRYLFEANLRDDMSSKFAKGNRSALFPSFSLGWRISEEKFFEGIRDYIPSLKLRGSWGLVGNNRIDNYQYLSTISVAPGYNFGNNVVNTAGYGSANADMKWETTRMANAGVDLGFLDNALNISADFFHNMTRDILIALPVPGIYGGGAPIQNAGKVKNYGWEIAASYRFKTGGIEHTISGNISDSYNEVVDTKGVEWINGYDVNTIIKEGYPINSYYAYRWNGFFQNEAEVAKGPHLDGITPKPGDIRYIDKSGPGGKRDGVIKEDDDRFILGNNYPHYTYGFSYGFSWKGFDFSMFWQGVGKRSVWLRGEAVEAFHNNNEGPVLDFHQDRWTPSNPNATYPRLTVGSESANNAAKSDFWIQDGSYLRLKNLQLGYTFPAKWLRKACIKDLKVYVSGQNLFTHSHIKGGWDPETTDGGGRIYPVSRVISCGLNVKF; from the coding sequence ATGAAACAATCATCTGATTCGAATGTACAGAAGTACATGATTATGCCCTCGGAGGGATCACGAGTGGCAAAACGATTGTTTGCAATGGTCTGGCTTGTTTGTTTGAACATGCTTGTGGCCGGTTCGTTGTTTGCTCAACAGGGAACGATTGCGATCAAAGGAAAAATCACATCTGCTGCCGACAGGGAAGCATTGATAGGTGCGACAGTATTAATAAAAGGTTCCGGAGTCGGGACGGCTGCCGATATTAACGGGGAATTCACTTTGGATGCAGCACCTGATGCTGTACTGGTGATTACTTGTATCGGTTTTCAGCAGCAGGAGATAGCGGTAAAGGGCAGGACGGCTTTGGATATTGTTATGCAACCGGAGACGATTAGTCTGGAAGATGTGGTGGTTATCGGTTACGGGACGCAAAAGAAAGTGAATTTGACCGGAGCTGTGGCTTCAATTTCTTCTAAAGAACTTGCCGGCAAGCCGGTTGCAAACGTTGTCGAGGCTTTGCAGGGAACTACGCCCGGATTGGTTATCCAACAATCCAATTCGCAACCGGGTATGCGTCCGAGTATTAATATCCGGGGATTGAATACCTTGAATAATAACGATCCGATGGTGATCATCGACGGGATTATAGGGGATATTCAGAATGTAAATCCTTCTGATATTGAAAGTATGTCCGTATTGAAAGATGCATCTTCTACGGCTATTTACGGTTCACGGGCTTCTAACGGAGTGATCTTGATTACCACAAAGAAGGGAAGTGCGAATAAAACGGAGATCAATTATCAATTTATGTACGGATGGCAGGACCCGACTTGCTTGCCGAAGATTGTGGATTCCTGGGTTTATGCTGAATTGAGGAATGAGGCATTGGTGAATTCTGGACGGCCGACCGCTTTTACCCCGGAACAGATCAACTATTACCGGCATGGAGGACCGAATGTGAAATGGATCGAGGAGTTATATAAGAAAGCAACTCCTCAGCAATCTCACAGCTTGTCTTTGACCGGGGGTAATGACAGGACGACTTACTTGTTATCCATGGGTTATATGGATCAGGGCAGTATGTTTAAAGGGCCGAATTACGGTTTGAAACGTTACAATGCCCGTTTGAATTTGCATCATAAAATGTATGAAAATCTGACAATTGATGCGACGATTGCTTATGCCCGCAATGAAATCAAGGATCATGCTTATTGGACGGAATGGTTGATCGAACAGGCCAACCGTATGCCTTCTATTTACGAGATCAAGGATAAAGACGGTAACTATACGTTCCCGAGCGGAAGTAATTCCAATGCTTTGGCCCGTTTGGAACGGGGTGGATACCGGAAGAGTATGAACGACGACCTTTCTGCCACTTTATCAGCTGAATTGCATATATGGGACGGGTTGAAGTTGAAAGGTATGGTCGGAGGTCAGTTGTATAATAACCGGATGCATGAAAACCGGAAGGCAATCGATATCCCGGGGTCCGGAGATACGGAAAACCGGATGACGGAAAATTTCGGACGTACGCAGAATATTACGACCAATCTGATGCTGACGTACGATAAGACTTTCGGTAAACATACCGTAGGTGCTATGGTCGGATATTCTTATGAAGGAAGTCGTGACAACAGTTTTCAGACCTATCGTTTGAGCGATGCTCCGAATTACGATATTATGGCCGGAGCTCAGACGACCGGTACCGGTAATGAAGGATGGGCCAGTGACTGGGCGATTTATTCTGTTTTTGCCCGTTTGAATTACAATTACGAAGGACGCTATTTGTTTGAAGCCAATTTAAGAGACGATATGTCTTCGAAGTTTGCCAAAGGGAACCGTTCGGCCCTTTTCCCCTCTTTCTCTTTGGGATGGAGAATTTCGGAAGAAAAGTTCTTTGAAGGTATCCGGGATTATATCCCTTCCCTGAAATTACGCGGTTCCTGGGGATTAGTCGGAAATAACCGTATTGATAATTACCAGTATTTGTCGACGATCAGTGTTGCTCCCGGATATAATTTCGGAAATAATGTTGTCAATACGGCCGGATACGGTTCTGCCAATGCGGATATGAAATGGGAGACGACCCGTATGGCTAATGCCGGTGTGGATTTGGGATTCCTGGACAATGCACTGAATATATCTGCTGACTTTTTCCATAATATGACGCGTGACATTTTGATCGCATTGCCGGTGCCGGGAATATACGGTGGCGGTGCGCCGATACAAAATGCCGGTAAAGTGAAAAACTACGGTTGGGAGATTGCTGCAAGCTATCGGTTTAAGACCGGTGGTATAGAGCATACGATTTCCGGTAATATTTCCGATAGCTACAATGAGGTTGTAGATACGAAAGGGGTGGAATGGATCAATGGCTATGATGTCAATACCATTATTAAAGAAGGTTATCCGATCAATTCTTATTATGCATATCGTTGGAACGGCTTTTTCCAGAATGAGGCAGAGGTAGCGAAAGGTCCCCATCTGGACGGTATTACGCCGAAACCCGGAGATATCCGTTATATCGATAAATCCGGTCCCGGAGGAAAAAGGGACGGTGTGATCAAAGAAGACGACGACCGTTTTATTCTCGGCAATAACTATCCCCACTATACTTATGGGTTCAGCTACGGTTTCTCTTGGAAAGGTTTTGACTTTTCGATGTTCTGGCAAGGCGTCGGCAAACGGAGTGTATGGTTGCGCGGGGAGGCTGTAGAGGCGTTCCACAACAACAACGAGGGACCGGTACTGGATTTCCACCAGGATCGTTGGACTCCTTCGAATCCGAATGCTACCTATCCTCGCCTTACTGTCGGTTCCGAATCGGCTAATAATGCTGCAAAATCGGATTTCTGGATTCAGGACGGTTCGTATTTGCGTTTGAAAAACCTGCAATTGGGGTATACTTTCCCCGCCAAATGGTTGCGTAAGGCCTGTATTAAGGATTTGAAAGTGTATGTCAGCGGACAGAATCTGTTTACCCACAGTCATATCAAAGGCGGTTGGGACCCCGAGACAACGGACGGTGGCGGACGTATTTATCCGGTATCCAGAGTTATCTCCTGCGGTTTGAATGTTAAATTTTAA
- a CDS encoding RagB/SusD family nutrient uptake outer membrane protein, whose protein sequence is MKKNIIKTGLLAIMSVAAVSCIDLDTAPYDRETDLTAWDKPESAINGVNACYPTMISAEELLYADAMSDNAYTKVNNTLNQAIGNGSYSTAHNYVKLVWDSRYAGIRVCNKLLGNIDKVPGLSDELRERYRGEARVIRDFHYFELLSKFGDVPYFTNDISIAQSQSIARTPKAEIVEKLLTDLSQVIDSECLPSAYGDTDKGRITRWAAMGLKARILLFEGRWGELKEVTGRIMQEGPFSLFPSYSGLFEVANENNQEVILDLQYIALDREQNEQYEFLPPSLGGYAQLAPLQELVDDYVMLNGKGIHETGSGYSESQPYVNRDPRLAATIAYTGNSYTLADGTEHVINCDRESVPDGFGYSSDCSPTGYYIKKYWDKTYRSTHMSGLNMIILRYADVLLMHAEALAELGQLDASAWNKTIRLIRERAGFVDATALDFPGGGAEALKNIVRRERRCELALEGLRHKDIIRWKTAENVLNGWCHGLKTGDVVGADNGYVRIENRVFNPAKHYLWPIPQNERDLNKNLTQNPSW, encoded by the coding sequence ATGAAAAAAAATATCATAAAAACAGGTCTCTTGGCTATAATGTCTGTCGCTGCGGTGTCTTGCATCGACCTCGATACGGCTCCTTACGACAGAGAAACTGATCTTACGGCCTGGGACAAACCGGAATCGGCGATAAATGGAGTAAACGCCTGTTATCCGACAATGATCAGTGCGGAAGAGTTGTTGTATGCCGATGCCATGTCGGATAATGCCTATACGAAAGTGAATAATACGTTGAACCAGGCAATCGGTAACGGGAGCTATTCAACGGCGCATAACTATGTGAAATTGGTATGGGATAGCCGCTATGCCGGAATACGGGTATGTAATAAATTATTGGGAAATATAGATAAAGTACCGGGGTTATCCGACGAATTGAGGGAGCGTTACCGGGGAGAAGCCCGTGTGATCCGGGATTTTCATTATTTTGAGCTGTTATCCAAATTCGGGGATGTTCCTTATTTTACCAATGATATTTCGATTGCCCAGTCACAAAGTATTGCCCGTACACCGAAAGCTGAAATTGTTGAAAAACTGTTGACGGATTTGAGTCAGGTGATCGATTCGGAATGTTTGCCGTCAGCCTATGGAGATACGGATAAAGGACGTATTACCCGTTGGGCGGCTATGGGACTGAAAGCCCGTATTCTTTTGTTTGAAGGACGCTGGGGGGAATTAAAAGAGGTAACCGGCCGGATTATGCAGGAAGGACCGTTCAGTTTATTCCCGAGTTACAGTGGTTTGTTCGAAGTTGCCAATGAAAATAATCAGGAAGTGATTCTGGACTTGCAATATATTGCTTTAGACCGGGAACAAAACGAACAGTATGAATTTTTACCGCCTTCTTTGGGGGGATATGCTCAATTGGCTCCGCTTCAGGAACTGGTGGACGATTATGTGATGCTCAACGGTAAAGGTATTCATGAAACCGGTTCGGGATACAGTGAATCACAGCCTTATGTAAACCGTGATCCCCGTTTGGCTGCAACCATCGCTTATACGGGTAATAGCTATACTTTGGCAGACGGTACCGAACATGTGATAAATTGTGACAGAGAAAGTGTTCCGGACGGTTTCGGTTACTCTTCCGACTGTTCACCGACGGGATATTATATTAAAAAATATTGGGATAAGACGTATCGGAGTACCCATATGTCGGGGCTGAATATGATTATTCTGCGGTATGCAGATGTTTTATTGATGCATGCGGAAGCCTTAGCCGAATTGGGACAATTGGATGCCTCTGCCTGGAATAAAACGATTCGTTTGATTCGGGAAAGAGCCGGATTTGTCGATGCTACAGCTTTGGATTTCCCCGGTGGCGGAGCGGAAGCCTTGAAAAACATCGTTCGGCGGGAACGTCGGTGTGAATTGGCATTGGAGGGATTGCGCCATAAGGATATCATCCGTTGGAAAACGGCAGAGAATGTATTGAACGGCTGGTGTCACGGATTAAAAACCGGTGATGTGGTCGGTGCCGATAACGGTTATGTGAGGATCGAAAACCGGGTATTTAATCCGGCTAAGCATTACTTGTGGCCGATCCCCCAGAATGAAAGGGATTTGAATAAGAATCTGACCCAGAATCCGAGTTGGTAA
- a CDS encoding glycoside hydrolase family 76 protein, producing the protein MKNRMRNFLIIAWICVVAGGCQVAKKPTPYLDKAKTMFEKVWNNYRVKEYGLFSEYYPNTYKPDLTYFQDSARKAQKVSFLWPMSGVFSSVNLLAELDPRNYSVYQDSMVKAVEMYYDDQRTPPGYQAYPVCFEKVDRYYDDNGLVGIDYIDAYKSAKNPVYLAKAKEVMTFIMSGWDDNYGGAVSWLEGHKDQKPACSNGKATVLALKLYEETKEQQYLDLGLRYYNWMMEHLLDDSLNIIWNSLLTEKGEVQQHAYTYNTGTMIQAAVRLYRFTGEEKFLKEAREMAEGSYRYYVKTTPEGVVYISDLPWFVTVLFRGYQDLYEIDGDTKYVDAIIASADYAWEHARDVAGLIYNDWTGRNDEKTKPKWLLDESCMIEVYTRAAMIRGEIE; encoded by the coding sequence ATAAAAAATAGAATGCGGAATTTTTTGATTATAGCATGGATTTGTGTTGTGGCCGGAGGATGTCAGGTGGCGAAGAAACCGACTCCCTATCTGGATAAGGCCAAAACGATGTTTGAAAAGGTATGGAATAATTATCGGGTAAAGGAGTACGGGTTGTTTTCGGAATATTATCCGAATACGTATAAACCGGATTTGACCTATTTTCAGGACAGTGCCCGAAAAGCTCAGAAAGTATCTTTTTTGTGGCCGATGAGTGGTGTTTTCTCGTCCGTAAACCTGTTGGCCGAGCTGGATCCCCGGAATTATAGCGTTTATCAGGACTCTATGGTGAAGGCCGTAGAGATGTATTATGATGATCAGCGTACCCCTCCGGGATATCAGGCCTATCCGGTATGCTTTGAAAAAGTCGACCGTTATTATGACGATAACGGTTTGGTGGGGATCGATTATATTGATGCTTATAAGTCGGCGAAAAATCCGGTATATCTGGCTAAAGCAAAAGAAGTGATGACTTTCATTATGAGCGGGTGGGACGATAATTACGGCGGCGCTGTTTCCTGGCTGGAAGGGCATAAGGATCAGAAGCCGGCTTGTTCGAACGGTAAAGCTACTGTCCTGGCTTTGAAATTATATGAGGAAACAAAGGAGCAGCAATACCTGGATTTAGGGCTTCGGTATTACAATTGGATGATGGAACATTTATTGGACGATTCGTTGAATATTATCTGGAATTCTTTATTGACGGAAAAAGGCGAGGTACAACAACATGCCTATACCTATAATACGGGAACAATGATTCAGGCTGCCGTGCGCTTGTATCGGTTTACCGGGGAAGAGAAATTTTTGAAAGAGGCCCGGGAGATGGCAGAAGGAAGTTATCGGTATTATGTTAAAACAACACCGGAAGGTGTGGTTTATATAAGCGACCTCCCTTGGTTTGTGACGGTTCTTTTCCGGGGATATCAGGATTTGTATGAGATCGACGGGGACACTAAGTATGTAGATGCGATTATTGCCAGTGCGGATTATGCCTGGGAACATGCCCGGGATGTGGCCGGTTTGATTTACAATGACTGGACCGGAAGAAACGACGAAAAGACAAAACCCAAATGGTTATTGGATGAGTCTTGTATGATTGAGGTATATACCCGGGCTGCTATGATCCGGGGTGAAATAGAGTAA
- a CDS encoding SusE domain-containing protein — MRHLALFLTVFSFLLTGCEDEYSYSAEFTVPQTLISPVPVQLDLTSTQNVVFSWKGGGAADGGILLYEVLFDKEDGDFSAPIYKTPSDLGAEPQLTMTHVMLNKLARLSGIKTGQTGTLKWTVKASRGGVVKEAAATGEVTLTRPEGLELPEQLYLFGTASENGAAGQPFRIASDGIYVVYTTLKADGNIYFAGGVTEDDVKYYVNGDGVLTEGNATTEVTKQDVPVRLTVNFNTKAMTIETVSAIRMIWGCNYNTIADLTYAGNGIFKATGVAIEFVQPDRPNTNPPDWLGWTEERYYFIATVNGVEVGWGRMDNVSAERPTGNEPLSFYELGEFGWSQWDHLWKMSGSLDVKRCTVTINTNIEGLMVHQFSDVLPL, encoded by the coding sequence ATGAGACATTTAGCTTTGTTTTTAACGGTATTTTCCTTCCTGTTGACGGGATGTGAAGATGAATATAGTTATTCGGCTGAATTTACCGTACCCCAGACATTGATCAGTCCGGTACCGGTGCAGTTGGATTTAACTTCGACTCAGAATGTTGTATTTTCGTGGAAAGGCGGAGGTGCAGCAGACGGTGGTATTTTATTGTATGAGGTGTTGTTCGATAAAGAAGATGGGGATTTTTCGGCTCCGATTTATAAAACTCCCAGTGATCTGGGGGCAGAACCTCAATTGACGATGACTCATGTCATGTTGAATAAACTGGCCCGTTTGTCCGGAATAAAAACCGGTCAGACCGGTACGTTGAAATGGACGGTGAAAGCTTCCCGCGGAGGTGTCGTGAAGGAAGCAGCCGCGACGGGAGAGGTGACGCTTACCCGTCCGGAAGGACTTGAGCTGCCCGAACAACTATACCTTTTCGGTACAGCTTCCGAAAACGGAGCTGCCGGACAACCTTTCCGTATCGCCAGTGACGGTATCTATGTTGTATATACGACCTTGAAAGCCGACGGGAATATTTATTTTGCCGGAGGAGTGACAGAGGATGACGTAAAATATTACGTCAATGGAGACGGAGTTTTGACGGAAGGCAATGCGACGACAGAAGTAACGAAGCAGGATGTTCCCGTGCGCCTGACTGTGAATTTCAATACGAAGGCGATGACAATCGAGACTGTTTCGGCCATCCGGATGATCTGGGGATGTAATTACAATACGATTGCAGACCTGACCTATGCGGGGAACGGTATATTCAAAGCTACCGGTGTGGCCATCGAATTTGTACAGCCGGATCGTCCGAATACCAATCCTCCGGATTGGCTGGGTTGGACAGAGGAACGGTATTATTTTATTGCGACGGTAAATGGTGTAGAAGTAGGCTGGGGACGTATGGATAATGTATCTGCGGAACGTCCGACAGGAAACGAACCGTTGTCGTTCTATGAACTGGGCGAGTTCGGCTGGAGCCAGTGGGATCACTTGTGGAAGATGAGCGGTAGCCTTGATGTAAAGAGATGTACTGTTACGATTAATACGAATATAGAGGGGTTGATGGTGCATCAGTTTAGCGATGTCCTCCCTCTGTAG
- a CDS encoding glycoside hydrolase family 76 protein, with the protein MKKICYLMLGLLFMACSDGSEKWSPGDDDPDDPSGGGEETVIYHQRAKEMFDLVQRYYKHGNSGLYKESFPSQSGDPEYSFLWPYDGLVSSAALLTQLGYDVGYPEMVNGFEKYWRNGANGNNIGGYGSSTDGTTGGGTRFYDDNSIVGISLVEAYEVTGNADYLQRAGRIVKFLQSGEDNVLGGALWWNEDQKNMTGEPNSNKPSCSNGYATQFLLKYYAVCGASEKAEVLAFAKRLYEWLRTNLLDPSDKCYWNDINAKGEINKTKWTYNTGVMVQNGICLYRITGEQRYLTEAVASAQGGYDFFVRTRNGVTLAYPDNDPWFNTKLLRAYIDLQPLHRGADAWIKAYQKFINNGYDNARTDEGFFYEDWTGASAKRYYSLLMQDAVIESYGALALYAGEEVN; encoded by the coding sequence ATGAAAAAAATATGTTATTTGATGTTGGGTTTGCTGTTTATGGCATGTAGTGACGGTTCGGAAAAATGGTCTCCCGGCGATGATGATCCCGATGATCCTTCCGGTGGTGGTGAGGAAACCGTTATTTATCATCAACGGGCCAAAGAGATGTTCGATTTGGTACAGAGGTATTACAAACACGGTAATTCCGGTTTGTATAAAGAGAGTTTTCCCTCCCAGTCCGGCGATCCGGAATACTCTTTTCTGTGGCCTTACGACGGACTGGTATCGTCAGCGGCTTTATTGACTCAATTGGGATATGATGTCGGTTATCCGGAAATGGTAAACGGATTTGAAAAATATTGGAGAAATGGGGCTAATGGCAACAATATCGGAGGATATGGCTCTTCGACAGATGGGACTACCGGAGGCGGAACCCGTTTTTATGATGATAATTCGATTGTCGGAATCAGTTTGGTAGAGGCTTATGAAGTGACAGGAAATGCCGATTATTTGCAGCGGGCTGGTCGGATTGTTAAATTCTTACAGAGCGGAGAAGACAATGTATTGGGCGGAGCCTTATGGTGGAATGAAGATCAGAAAAATATGACAGGAGAACCCAATTCCAATAAACCGAGTTGTTCCAACGGATATGCGACGCAGTTTTTGTTGAAATATTATGCTGTATGCGGGGCTTCTGAAAAAGCCGAAGTATTGGCTTTTGCAAAGCGCTTGTACGAGTGGTTGCGGACCAATTTATTAGATCCTTCGGACAAATGTTATTGGAATGATATAAATGCCAAAGGAGAGATCAATAAAACCAAATGGACATACAACACCGGCGTCATGGTGCAGAATGGGATTTGCTTGTATCGCATTACCGGTGAGCAAAGGTATTTGACGGAAGCGGTCGCTTCCGCACAGGGTGGATACGATTTTTTTGTCCGGACGCGGAATGGGGTGACATTGGCTTATCCCGACAACGATCCCTGGTTTAATACCAAGTTGTTACGGGCTTATATTGATTTACAACCTTTGCACCGGGGTGCCGATGCCTGGATCAAGGCTTATCAGAAATTTATCAATAACGGATACGACAATGCCCGGACGGACGAAGGATTCTTTTATGAAGATTGGACGGGTGCCAGTGCGAAACGGTATTATTCGCTGCTGATGCAGGACGCCGTTATTGAATCGTACGGTGCATTGGCTTTGTATGCAGGAGAAGAAGTAAACTGA
- a CDS encoding ROK family protein: protein MTQYTVGIDIGGSHIGSCVVDLSSGSILDNTIIKKEADNTAYPSVLLNVWTKCIQASISASGVNPQGLGFAFPGPFDYRNGICKIEGVDKFEHLFGLDVTHSLLSALQSATGLEVRYINDAGAFALGEAIGGCARDANRIIALTLGTGIGSGFIAGKQLIETGPSVPANGWVYNLPFDGGIADNAFSTRWFCHRFFELSGKTVAGAKEIADQVPANPVAGQIFKEYGQRLADFILPLVRQFQADIVVLGGNISRAYSLFGPSLESRLSQQGENIAIRLSSLRDNAAMLGAASLFIHHKH, encoded by the coding sequence ATGACCCAATACACTGTAGGTATTGATATCGGTGGTAGTCACATAGGTTCGTGCGTGGTAGACCTCTCCTCCGGTTCTATTTTAGACAATACCATAATTAAAAAGGAAGCCGATAATACAGCTTATCCATCTGTCTTGTTAAATGTATGGACAAAATGTATCCAAGCCAGTATTTCAGCTTCCGGCGTGAATCCGCAAGGCCTGGGTTTTGCATTTCCGGGCCCTTTCGATTACAGGAACGGCATTTGTAAGATCGAAGGAGTAGATAAATTCGAACATTTGTTCGGCCTGGACGTAACCCATTCCCTGTTATCGGCATTGCAATCCGCAACAGGCCTGGAAGTTCGGTACATTAACGATGCAGGGGCATTTGCTTTGGGGGAAGCCATCGGCGGTTGTGCCCGGGACGCCAACCGGATCATTGCTCTTACACTGGGAACCGGTATCGGCTCCGGTTTTATCGCCGGCAAGCAATTGATCGAAACCGGTCCTTCCGTACCTGCAAACGGCTGGGTGTACAATCTGCCTTTTGATGGCGGTATTGCCGACAATGCCTTTTCAACCCGTTGGTTCTGCCATCGCTTCTTCGAATTAAGCGGAAAAACGGTCGCTGGAGCCAAAGAAATTGCAGACCAGGTGCCCGCTAATCCGGTTGCAGGACAAATATTCAAAGAATACGGACAACGGCTGGCAGACTTTATTCTGCCGCTAGTCCGTCAATTCCAGGCTGATATTGTTGTTCTGGGAGGCAATATTTCCAGGGCCTATTCCCTATTCGGCCCCAGTTTGGAAAGCCGTCTCAGCCAACAAGGTGAAAACATCGCCATCCGCCTGTCTTCATTACGGGATAACGCCGCAATGCTGGGGGCAGCCTCCTTATTTATTCATCACAAGCATTAA